The genomic window TCGTCGCGCCCGAGGGCCGCCGCAGCTTCTACATCAACTCCGCCGACGGCGCCGTGCGTTACAACGACTTCTTTTTGCAGGAATTTATGACCCGCATCGAGAGCGCGTACCGAATTCGGCCAGGCCGCTCCGGACGCGCGCTTGCCGGAATTTCCATGGGTGGTTATGGGGCGCTGCGGCTCGCGTTCGCGCATCCTGAATTGTTCTCCGCCGTCAGCGCACAGAGTGCCGCGCTCATTACTGAGTCGCCGCATGATCTGGACTCCGCTTCGCGAACCGGCGCGCCGCTTGCCGGCGTGCTTGCTCCAGTCTTCGGAAATCCGATTAACGTTGTCCACTGGAATGAAAACAGTCCGTTCGTGCTGGCGAAGAAAAATGCCGCCGCGCTGCGCAAGGTCGCCATCTATTTCAACTGCGGCCAGGATGACAATTACGGTTTTGAAAAAGGGGCCGCGGCACTGCACGAGGAACTGCAAAAAGAAGGGGTAAAACACGAATATCACGCCTATCCCGGCGATCACAGCCT from Candidatus Sulfotelmatobacter sp. includes these protein-coding regions:
- a CDS encoding alpha/beta hydrolase family protein; translated protein: MIGAAILRRTSGVVCLFVLIVGSLATAQSRIDCNAMKSRILQQVVHYCVYLPPGYDAGGTQHAPARYPVLYFLHGLGDNERTLFNSGGWTLLDDLRNQHKMGDFLIVAPEGRRSFYINSADGAVRYNDFFLQEFMTRIESAYRIRPGRSGRALAGISMGGYGALRLAFAHPELFSAVSAQSAALITESPHDLDSASRTGAPLAGVLAPVFGNPINVVHWNENSPFVLAKKNAAALRKVAIYFNCGQDDNYGFEKGAAALHEELQKEGVKHEYHAYPGDHSLTYFISHFDEVMEFHSRAFGLLDR